The proteins below come from a single Desulfomonile tiedjei genomic window:
- a CDS encoding HNH endonuclease, giving the protein MAAMEAVIVLNAGYEFMGLISWQRAMTLLFNGKVEVVKESERTVRTVSRTFRVPAVIRLIKFIRQIYRREVPFSRKNILVRDGYFCQYCGRDFTSGDLTVDHVIPKVQGGANDWNNVVACCRCCNIRKGGRTPRQAGMQLVRKPFKPTIMEFINLYLKRRFGVGLSEILDF; this is encoded by the coding sequence ATGGCAGCAATGGAAGCCGTCATAGTCCTTAACGCGGGCTATGAATTCATGGGACTGATCTCGTGGCAACGCGCCATGACCCTCCTTTTTAACGGCAAGGTCGAAGTTGTCAAGGAATCCGAGAGAACGGTCAGGACGGTATCTCGAACTTTTCGAGTTCCCGCTGTAATTCGGCTCATCAAGTTCATCCGCCAAATTTACAGACGAGAGGTCCCGTTCTCCAGGAAGAACATCCTTGTGAGAGATGGTTATTTCTGCCAGTACTGCGGCCGGGATTTTACGTCCGGTGACCTGACCGTCGACCATGTAATCCCCAAGGTACAAGGGGGCGCCAACGACTGGAACAACGTGGTGGCTTGCTGCCGCTGCTGTAACATCAGAAAAGGCGGACGCACGCCCAGGCAGGCCGGCATGCAGTTGGTGAGAAAGCCCTTCAAGCCCACAATCATGGAATTTATAAATCTCTATTTGAAACGAAGATTCGGAGTCGGCCTCTCGGAAATTCTCGACTTCTGA
- a CDS encoding CooT family nickel-binding protein has product MCESNAYLIKDGKEHLIMESVTFLKPGDGETLLRSMFGEETTIQAKLKEMDLTGHRIVLEST; this is encoded by the coding sequence ATGTGTGAATCGAACGCATATTTGATCAAGGACGGAAAAGAACATCTCATAATGGAGAGCGTGACTTTCCTTAAGCCCGGTGATGGCGAAACGCTGCTGCGCAGCATGTTTGGAGAAGAGACCACCATACAGGCAAAGCTCAAGGAGATGGACCTCACCGGCCACCGGATAGTCCTGGAATCCACCTGA
- the fusA gene encoding elongation factor G codes for MKQYKTEDVRNVVVVSHAGSGKTTLCEAMLFDSGAVDRVGKVTDGTSNFDFDPEEIKRNITITTSLFTVEWNKKKINILDTPGDPNFGAEVTAGVRAADIAILAVDAVDSIKPLTEKVWAAIEAANAPRLLAVTKMDRERADFDKVLNDVKEALQVKPLVLQIPIGKEAGFKGVVDLLSMKAVSFDGDGKNYSKAEIPADLADEAASRREVLIEDLAEVDDELMERYLEGQELGADELASALRRGILQRVFVPVFACSALMNKGIQPILDVIADACPSPADMPPVAGATPWGDEQTRSASPDEPFCAYVFKTLADPYAGRLTLFRIFSGKLSPDSNFYNATRQAKERFGQLLAIQGKHQKQLESAQAGDIVAVAKLKETLTGDTLCDEKAPLILPSSTLPQAVISFAIEPKAKGDEEKITQSLAKLAEEDPTLSVTRDRQTNEFLISGMGQVHIEVTVDKLKRKFGVDVNLKTPKVPYKETIKGKAKIEGKLKKQTGGRGQFAVAWLDLEPRNRGEGFEFVDKIVGGAIPRQYIPAVEKGVFDAMNAGALAGFPVIDVRVTVFDGKYHDVDSSEQAFKIAASKGFKKGMLQANPVLLEPIMNMEVTVPEECMGDVMGDLNARRGRIMGMDAKGGSQAIKAQVPMAEVLKYASDLTSMTSGRGLFSMEFSHYEEVPAHISDKIIEASGKRAEEED; via the coding sequence ATGAAGCAGTACAAGACCGAAGACGTACGCAATGTGGTGGTCGTCTCCCACGCAGGCTCGGGAAAGACGACTTTGTGCGAGGCTATGCTTTTCGATTCCGGGGCCGTCGACCGCGTGGGGAAGGTCACGGACGGCACTTCGAATTTTGATTTCGATCCGGAAGAGATCAAACGGAACATTACCATAACCACGTCCCTATTTACCGTGGAGTGGAACAAGAAAAAGATAAATATATTGGATACACCCGGCGATCCCAACTTCGGAGCGGAGGTGACTGCCGGTGTCAGAGCCGCTGATATCGCTATCCTCGCGGTGGATGCGGTGGATTCGATTAAGCCTCTAACCGAGAAAGTCTGGGCCGCGATAGAGGCCGCAAATGCCCCTCGTTTGCTGGCCGTGACGAAAATGGACCGGGAAAGGGCCGACTTTGACAAGGTGTTAAACGATGTTAAGGAAGCCCTCCAGGTCAAACCTCTGGTCTTGCAGATCCCCATAGGCAAGGAGGCGGGTTTCAAAGGGGTCGTGGACCTGCTCTCCATGAAAGCCGTTTCCTTCGACGGGGATGGGAAGAACTATTCCAAAGCCGAAATTCCTGCAGACCTCGCGGACGAAGCGGCCTCACGGCGTGAGGTGCTTATCGAGGACCTGGCTGAAGTTGACGACGAGTTGATGGAACGATACCTGGAGGGCCAGGAACTGGGCGCTGATGAGCTGGCCTCAGCCCTCCGGCGAGGCATCCTGCAAAGGGTTTTTGTGCCGGTGTTTGCCTGTTCCGCCCTGATGAACAAGGGAATTCAGCCCATTCTGGACGTTATCGCCGACGCGTGCCCGTCTCCCGCGGATATGCCTCCGGTAGCCGGCGCCACACCGTGGGGAGACGAGCAAACAAGGTCCGCGTCACCCGACGAACCATTCTGCGCGTACGTCTTCAAGACCCTGGCCGACCCTTACGCGGGGAGGCTGACACTTTTCCGCATCTTTTCAGGTAAGTTGTCACCTGACTCGAACTTCTACAATGCTACTCGCCAGGCCAAAGAGCGTTTCGGACAGCTCCTGGCCATACAGGGGAAGCATCAAAAGCAGTTGGAGTCGGCTCAGGCCGGTGACATAGTTGCCGTAGCCAAACTTAAGGAAACCTTAACCGGGGACACCCTTTGTGATGAAAAGGCACCCTTGATTCTGCCTTCTTCAACCCTACCCCAGGCGGTCATTTCCTTTGCCATCGAGCCCAAGGCCAAAGGGGACGAAGAGAAGATCACCCAGAGCCTTGCCAAGTTGGCGGAGGAAGACCCGACATTGTCGGTGACGCGGGATCGCCAAACCAACGAATTCCTCATATCCGGAATGGGTCAGGTCCACATTGAGGTTACGGTCGACAAGCTGAAAAGAAAGTTCGGTGTGGATGTAAATCTCAAGACACCCAAGGTCCCATATAAGGAAACCATCAAGGGCAAGGCCAAGATCGAAGGAAAACTCAAGAAACAGACCGGTGGACGGGGTCAATTTGCCGTGGCCTGGCTCGATCTGGAACCCAGGAATAGAGGTGAAGGATTTGAGTTCGTCGACAAAATAGTCGGTGGCGCGATTCCCAGGCAATACATTCCAGCCGTGGAAAAAGGTGTTTTCGACGCGATGAACGCCGGCGCACTTGCCGGATTCCCTGTCATTGATGTTAGGGTCACGGTTTTTGACGGCAAGTACCATGATGTGGACTCCTCTGAACAAGCCTTCAAGATAGCGGCTTCCAAGGGGTTCAAGAAAGGTATGTTGCAGGCTAACCCTGTACTCCTGGAACCGATCATGAACATGGAAGTGACCGTGCCGGAGGAGTGCATGGGAGATGTCATGGGAGACCTCAACGCTCGGCGGGGGCGCATAATGGGCATGGATGCCAAGGGTGGCAGCCAGGCGATCAAAGCGCAGGTCCCTATGGCCGAGGTGCTGAAATACGCCTCGGACCTGACTTCAATGACGTCGGGCCGCGGCTTGTTTTCGATGGAGTTCTCTCACTACGAAGAAGTGCCCGCGCACATTTCCGATAAGATTATTGAAGCCTCCGGCAAACGAGCCGAAGAAGAGGACTGA
- a CDS encoding MOSC domain-containing protein, producing the protein MSSGTIIAVCTSKKKGIPKSDVGSGFLEEGFGLQGDAHGGDWHRQISLLSIEQIGTMKAKGLDVKPGSFAENLTTEGFDLAAVTVGTRLKIGESALIEVTQIGKECHTRCAIYNKVGECIMPEQGVFAKVVTGGLVKSGDSIDFA; encoded by the coding sequence ATGTCGTCAGGCACAATCATTGCCGTATGCACGAGCAAGAAAAAAGGAATCCCGAAATCCGATGTAGGCTCCGGGTTTCTCGAAGAAGGCTTCGGCCTCCAGGGGGATGCTCACGGAGGGGATTGGCACAGGCAGATCTCTCTGCTCTCCATTGAGCAGATCGGCACCATGAAGGCCAAGGGACTGGATGTCAAACCCGGCAGCTTTGCCGAGAACCTCACCACCGAAGGCTTCGACCTTGCCGCGGTTACGGTCGGGACACGCCTGAAGATTGGAGAATCCGCGCTGATTGAAGTCACCCAGATAGGCAAGGAATGCCACACTCGATGTGCCATCTATAACAAGGTCGGGGAATGCATAATGCCCGAACAAGGAGTATTCGCGAAGGTGGTGACCGGCGGCCTTGTCAAGTCAGGGGACTCCATTGATTTTGCCTAA
- a CDS encoding SGNH/GDSL hydrolase family protein, producing the protein MIKAALLLFPIVVTGSLFLILYNNTYHGRMILIGLVLLNMGILMVRAGRGRLRDALAWARFSALCLIGGLAALLLVEALFPLVLPREYNQILDLSKSFIHRGEPKVDPRTVVFENPDQRIRHPQNGPSEAELRVKSWHTPGQPFTYYGYDPNSMKHYVNKFRWNSHGYFDHDYDYTRPEGVYRIVVIGDSYVEAAQVPLSRSFHKLVEADLNTGAAVSDLRPKIEVIALGNSGTGQVEHFKVLRERAALFKPDIVAVALCSNDFCDDDPHLKEQLRLTTGGVLPRIRNLVSHGFFALAFAENRIEDLRRNRVNVCPELLQWADSRIPEVEEAWARTLGTIRASRDFCQTRGLTFLLVYLGSDLEVKYAIDPEGTIERLKAMGGPHKQIKWDMNKSVNRVKSYCEENDIIMISLLEPLIEAQKETGKPVFGDHYTMFGHQVAAQVLARAIDFRLQTHVAETPTLRRTVSPESGGTNRPTLDASRTVQPSEVNFVPASAEQVPAR; encoded by the coding sequence ATGATCAAGGCGGCGCTTCTGTTATTTCCAATAGTAGTGACAGGATCTCTTTTCCTGATCCTTTATAACAATACTTATCACGGGCGAATGATACTGATAGGTCTTGTGCTCTTGAACATGGGCATACTTATGGTTCGAGCGGGCCGCGGCCGTCTTCGGGACGCTCTGGCATGGGCAAGATTCTCCGCGCTGTGCCTGATAGGTGGCCTGGCCGCGTTATTGTTGGTGGAAGCTCTCTTCCCTCTGGTTCTGCCCCGCGAGTACAATCAAATCCTGGACCTGTCCAAGAGCTTCATCCACCGCGGGGAACCAAAGGTAGATCCCAGAACTGTTGTATTTGAGAACCCGGATCAAAGAATACGGCATCCCCAAAACGGGCCGTCCGAGGCCGAGTTGCGCGTCAAGTCCTGGCACACGCCAGGGCAGCCTTTCACCTACTATGGTTACGATCCCAATTCGATGAAGCACTACGTTAACAAGTTCCGATGGAATTCCCACGGGTATTTCGATCATGACTACGACTACACGCGGCCCGAGGGAGTCTATAGGATAGTAGTTATTGGCGACTCCTACGTTGAAGCGGCCCAGGTGCCTTTGAGCCGGTCCTTTCACAAGCTTGTGGAGGCCGATCTGAACACTGGGGCAGCTGTTTCGGACCTTCGCCCCAAGATTGAGGTTATCGCCCTGGGCAATTCCGGCACAGGCCAGGTCGAGCATTTCAAAGTCCTGCGAGAGCGCGCGGCCTTGTTCAAACCCGACATAGTGGCGGTAGCCCTGTGCAGCAACGACTTCTGTGACGACGATCCGCACCTGAAGGAGCAGCTTAGGCTGACAACCGGTGGAGTCCTGCCCCGGATTCGCAATTTGGTGAGCCACGGTTTCTTCGCTCTCGCGTTCGCAGAGAACCGGATCGAAGACCTTCGAAGAAACCGGGTCAACGTATGCCCTGAATTGCTTCAGTGGGCGGATTCCAGGATTCCCGAAGTCGAGGAGGCATGGGCGCGAACGTTGGGCACTATCCGAGCGTCCAGGGATTTTTGTCAAACACGCGGCCTGACCTTCCTGTTGGTTTATTTGGGATCGGATCTGGAAGTGAAATACGCGATTGATCCGGAAGGCACGATCGAGCGCCTCAAGGCCATGGGTGGACCTCACAAGCAGATTAAATGGGACATGAACAAATCGGTGAACAGGGTAAAGTCGTATTGCGAAGAAAATGACATTATTATGATCTCTCTGCTGGAACCCCTCATCGAGGCGCAAAAAGAGACCGGAAAACCTGTCTTTGGCGATCATTACACCATGTTCGGCCACCAGGTGGCTGCACAGGTCCTTGCACGAGCCATAGATTTCAGGCTGCAAACCCATGTAGCCGAAACACCCACCTTGAGGCGCACCGTTTCTCCGGAGTCCGGCGGTACAAACCGACCTACTTTAGACGCGTCGAGGACTGTTCAGCCTTCTGAGGTCAATTTCGTTCCTGCGTCGGCCGAGCAGGTCCCAGCCAGATAA
- a CDS encoding glycosyltransferase family 39 protein has translation MAFEYKPFEEIADAVQGLHTPGRVVALAVLTIISFGLIVNSSWRATPDSALYLELGESLAHSRSYTFNGEPHTYVPPGFPSLVAASVRIFGEGFLTYRILMAVMGLLAAVAGYFFVRRLCGPDVGLLVGGLFALNHALLHNSTFTTADVPFALFTLLGLNAVLSAAKNPHNLSWTIAAGILIGIPALIRVNGWGVPPAAAIFLWYAWKDTTRSSKLVMVAVFLVFAFLAPVGWVLYKSSFPGSFNEGSYLNAVSGRTAWMQLSIILTSAWNYVAEINYALIGVVVKTNFLEIIVPAITLVGMVAAFLKRERFLVVLTAIQFAGLLLTPAGSRYVLALIPALYLFLALGLLRFNNWISSKLNNSGRVGLQPKFVLVVCFAVMAVLNLGHNALTMVQARNPVEAGGAETSRDLPFFTAGRWLRSHAANEVVLTMHPRVIHYLSGLPTAELVRSGVPEDQVWVDAQDQIQTLITTRQPTFFFSDAKDTKLYQQVAATIEHMGLKLEEIPEARSSERFRLWRIVKDSRRPVF, from the coding sequence ATGGCCTTTGAATACAAACCATTTGAAGAGATAGCCGATGCGGTTCAAGGCCTGCACACACCCGGCCGCGTCGTGGCATTGGCGGTTCTGACTATTATTAGCTTCGGATTGATAGTTAATAGCTCTTGGAGGGCTACCCCGGACAGCGCTCTGTACTTGGAGCTAGGCGAATCGCTGGCTCACAGTCGAAGCTACACGTTCAACGGCGAACCCCACACCTATGTTCCTCCGGGGTTCCCCTCACTGGTGGCCGCGTCTGTTCGGATTTTTGGAGAAGGTTTTCTCACGTACCGCATCTTAATGGCCGTCATGGGATTGCTGGCCGCTGTGGCGGGATACTTTTTCGTTCGGCGGCTTTGCGGGCCGGATGTCGGCCTGCTGGTTGGTGGGCTTTTTGCCCTCAACCATGCTCTCTTGCACAATTCCACTTTCACCACGGCTGATGTGCCCTTTGCTCTTTTCACTCTGTTGGGGCTGAACGCGGTCCTGTCCGCGGCCAAGAATCCGCATAATCTTTCATGGACGATTGCTGCAGGCATACTCATTGGAATCCCTGCCCTGATTCGCGTCAATGGGTGGGGGGTGCCGCCGGCGGCCGCGATCTTTCTGTGGTACGCGTGGAAGGACACGACCAGGAGTAGCAAGTTGGTTATGGTCGCGGTCTTTTTGGTTTTTGCGTTCCTTGCCCCCGTGGGGTGGGTACTCTACAAAAGCTCATTTCCAGGGTCGTTCAATGAAGGGTCTTACCTCAACGCTGTTTCAGGGAGGACAGCGTGGATGCAGCTCTCAATAATTCTCACCTCCGCATGGAATTATGTAGCGGAAATCAATTACGCGCTCATTGGAGTGGTGGTAAAGACCAACTTCCTGGAGATCATCGTCCCCGCGATCACTCTTGTGGGAATGGTCGCGGCCTTCCTGAAAAGGGAGCGCTTCTTAGTCGTCTTGACTGCCATACAATTCGCCGGTCTCCTGTTGACCCCAGCGGGGAGCCGTTACGTGCTTGCCCTTATACCGGCATTGTACCTGTTCCTAGCTCTGGGACTGCTCCGGTTCAACAATTGGATTTCTTCGAAGCTGAATAATAGCGGCAGGGTGGGGCTGCAGCCGAAGTTTGTTTTGGTGGTATGTTTCGCGGTCATGGCGGTCCTCAACCTTGGACACAACGCTCTGACCATGGTGCAGGCCAGGAATCCTGTCGAGGCCGGTGGGGCTGAGACTTCGAGAGACCTGCCATTTTTTACCGCGGGTCGCTGGCTGCGTTCCCACGCCGCCAACGAAGTGGTCCTGACCATGCATCCCAGGGTGATCCATTACCTGTCGGGCCTACCTACCGCAGAGCTTGTGCGGTCCGGAGTTCCGGAAGACCAGGTTTGGGTTGACGCGCAGGATCAGATCCAAACTCTGATAACCACACGCCAGCCGACGTTCTTCTTTTCGGACGCCAAAGACACAAAACTATATCAGCAAGTGGCGGCAACCATCGAGCACATGGGCCTGAAATTGGAAGAAATTCCGGAAGCGCGATCGTCAGAGCGGTTTAGGTTGTGGAGAATCGTCAAGGATTCCCGACGACCAGTTTTTTGA
- a CDS encoding ABC transporter substrate-binding protein: protein MRVCRVALMFLVGLTVSFNLALAGVEFEKSPPLTETIRIPVGEVKPSAETQLPLITWGGDIATILANGNSSSTTTESIFGKKGLKFKLARMDEFKKQVESYLRGEMPYLRGTMGMINMASELLSQDPRTRPIVVYQMTWSSGGDCLVAKEGIKSVKDLKGKTIALQAYGPHVDYLGNLLKGAGLSTRDVQIRWTTDLTGAENTPAKALHRADVQAALVIIPDGLTLTSNGTVGTGAEGSVKGARILLSTKTANRIIADVYAVRSDYFEKHKDKVQAFVHGLMLGEQQLKALVAAKDKRPADFKNMITAAARILLDSPQAVADAEALYGDCEYVGFQGNVKFFGDPEWPRYFVKVTDEIQSTFVSIGLLNKKVPLEHAKWDFDRFRTGLTGIDTVESPRFKAEEVARVVERRRAMGAMEEGELFSFEIFFKPNQNTFEAEMYAPDFDRVVQLASTYGGAIIIVEGHSDPLGYLTRKKKGATEIELKRVGQAAKNLSLTRALSVRDGIMAYAKGKYISLDPSQFSVVGHGIYQPKNGMCGNEPCAPKTPEEWLSNMRVAFRIIQVEAEKSVFSPLE, encoded by the coding sequence ATGAGAGTCTGCAGGGTCGCCTTGATGTTTCTCGTCGGTTTGACGGTCTCCTTTAATCTGGCGCTTGCCGGAGTAGAGTTCGAGAAGTCGCCGCCGCTCACGGAGACCATCCGAATTCCTGTCGGGGAAGTGAAACCATCTGCCGAGACACAACTTCCACTGATCACCTGGGGGGGCGATATAGCGACAATTCTTGCCAACGGCAATTCCTCCAGCACCACCACGGAAAGCATTTTCGGCAAGAAGGGGTTGAAGTTCAAACTTGCCCGGATGGACGAATTCAAGAAGCAGGTGGAGTCATATCTACGGGGTGAGATGCCATATCTCCGAGGAACCATGGGAATGATCAACATGGCTTCCGAGCTTCTTTCGCAAGACCCTAGAACTCGGCCTATCGTGGTGTACCAGATGACCTGGTCCTCCGGCGGAGACTGTCTTGTCGCGAAAGAAGGAATCAAGTCGGTGAAGGACCTGAAAGGGAAGACCATCGCGCTCCAGGCTTATGGGCCCCATGTAGACTATCTCGGTAACCTCCTGAAAGGAGCCGGCCTGTCCACCAGGGATGTGCAAATACGGTGGACGACAGACCTCACAGGTGCCGAGAATACGCCTGCGAAAGCACTTCACCGGGCCGACGTCCAAGCTGCGCTGGTCATCATTCCCGACGGCTTGACCCTAACCTCCAACGGCACCGTGGGCACCGGCGCAGAGGGGTCCGTCAAAGGCGCCAGGATCCTTTTATCCACCAAGACGGCTAACCGCATTATCGCGGACGTCTATGCCGTGCGCTCCGACTACTTTGAGAAACACAAAGACAAAGTTCAGGCATTCGTGCACGGCTTGATGCTCGGCGAGCAACAATTGAAGGCCCTGGTAGCGGCCAAAGATAAACGGCCGGCAGATTTCAAGAACATGATCACCGCGGCTGCACGGATTCTTCTCGACAGCCCCCAGGCTGTCGCAGATGCCGAGGCCCTGTACGGGGATTGTGAGTACGTGGGATTCCAAGGCAATGTGAAGTTCTTCGGGGACCCGGAATGGCCCAGGTATTTTGTCAAGGTGACCGATGAGATCCAGTCCACCTTCGTCAGCATTGGCCTCCTGAACAAGAAGGTCCCGTTGGAGCATGCAAAATGGGATTTTGATAGGTTCAGGACAGGCCTTACGGGCATCGATACCGTGGAGAGCCCGCGGTTCAAAGCTGAAGAGGTTGCCCGGGTTGTGGAGAGAAGGCGCGCGATGGGAGCCATGGAAGAGGGAGAGTTGTTTTCCTTCGAGATATTCTTCAAACCCAACCAGAATACCTTTGAGGCAGAGATGTACGCGCCTGATTTCGATAGGGTGGTGCAGTTGGCTTCCACATATGGAGGAGCGATCATCATCGTGGAAGGTCACAGCGACCCGCTTGGGTATCTCACCAGAAAGAAAAAAGGTGCGACAGAGATCGAGCTGAAGAGGGTGGGGCAGGCTGCCAAGAACCTGAGCCTCACGCGCGCCTTAAGCGTGAGAGATGGCATTATGGCGTACGCGAAAGGCAAATACATATCCCTCGACCCCAGCCAGTTTAGCGTAGTGGGCCACGGCATCTATCAACCCAAGAACGGTATGTGCGGCAATGAACCATGCGCTCCTAAGACCCCCGAAGAGTGGCTTTCCAACATGAGAGTGGCCTTCAGGATTATTCAGGTCGAGGCGGAAAAGTCCGTGTTCTCTCCTCTTGAATGA
- a CDS encoding AarF/ABC1/UbiB kinase family protein gives MPLSKVVRNLGRSQEIFAVLFRHGFGDLLQRMGLLKYLRLTWPGHKGREVEPPALKTPAQRFRQALEDLGGGFVKLGQLLSTRADILPKNWIEELSHLQDEVAPLEFDQLLTTLEFDLGPLADKFRFLDPNPLASASIAQVHAGITRDGNEVVVKIRKPGTKKTLLQDLDILQALAELLARHVPESSNYRPVQLVEEYRAALKRELDFALEGRNLDRFRSDFEAYPGIVFPKPHWELTAERVLTMDRIRGTKISLITALPGGETVARRIAETLAEAILRQILEFGFFHGDPHPGNLMLLDGEKVCFLDCGLVGQLDERMRENLIALVWAGIRREVDVVADILIQMNAVPEDLDRTQFLREGNLFLDRFYRLPLKQIHISSIVEEVMHLINKFGIQVPSDLLLVGKALITLEGVGRSLDPDFDAVEVVGPFVGEIALTHYGPKLLRRRLLEGSRDILRLLRDLPGDLREISRTLRENQFKIIVEHKGPKGYFRDLDRASKRMATSIIIAALVIASGMIITPSGEPRFMGLPIIGIIGLALAAALWLWLVFDSFWRR, from the coding sequence ATGCCTCTATCCAAAGTGGTTAGAAACCTTGGCCGCTCCCAGGAGATCTTCGCGGTTCTGTTCCGACACGGCTTCGGCGATCTCCTGCAACGGATGGGGCTGCTTAAGTACCTGAGACTTACATGGCCCGGGCACAAGGGCCGCGAGGTTGAGCCACCGGCATTGAAGACGCCCGCTCAACGTTTTCGCCAGGCATTGGAAGATCTGGGCGGAGGGTTCGTCAAGCTTGGCCAGTTGTTGTCCACGCGGGCTGACATACTCCCGAAGAACTGGATTGAAGAGCTGAGCCACCTTCAAGATGAGGTTGCCCCTCTGGAGTTCGATCAGCTTTTGACCACGCTCGAATTCGATCTGGGTCCCCTGGCCGATAAATTTAGATTCCTCGATCCTAATCCCCTTGCTTCGGCTTCCATAGCCCAGGTTCACGCAGGAATCACTCGTGACGGCAACGAAGTGGTGGTCAAGATCCGCAAGCCGGGAACCAAAAAGACTCTGCTTCAAGACCTGGACATTCTTCAGGCTCTGGCGGAACTTCTGGCGAGACATGTCCCGGAGTCTTCCAATTACCGCCCTGTCCAGTTAGTGGAGGAGTATCGGGCCGCTCTGAAGCGGGAACTGGATTTTGCCTTGGAAGGGCGCAATCTTGATAGGTTTCGGTCCGACTTCGAGGCCTACCCAGGCATCGTATTCCCAAAGCCCCACTGGGAGCTTACTGCCGAGCGCGTCCTGACCATGGATCGAATCAGGGGGACCAAAATCTCTCTGATAACCGCTCTCCCCGGTGGAGAAACGGTCGCGCGCCGAATCGCGGAAACTCTCGCTGAGGCTATTCTCAGGCAAATATTGGAATTCGGCTTTTTCCACGGCGACCCTCATCCCGGCAACCTGATGTTGCTCGATGGAGAGAAGGTCTGCTTCCTCGATTGCGGCCTGGTGGGCCAATTGGACGAGCGAATGAGGGAAAATCTCATCGCCTTGGTATGGGCGGGCATTCGCCGGGAAGTCGATGTGGTGGCGGACATCCTGATACAGATGAACGCGGTTCCCGAAGACCTCGATCGAACTCAGTTCCTTAGAGAGGGGAATCTCTTTCTCGATCGTTTTTACAGGCTGCCTCTCAAACAAATTCACATCAGCTCCATAGTGGAAGAGGTCATGCACCTCATCAACAAATTCGGAATACAGGTGCCCAGCGACCTTCTGCTGGTGGGTAAGGCACTGATTACTCTCGAAGGTGTGGGGCGGAGTTTGGATCCTGATTTTGACGCGGTTGAAGTGGTCGGTCCGTTTGTCGGAGAAATTGCTCTGACGCATTACGGTCCGAAATTGTTGCGAAGAAGGCTGTTGGAGGGGTCCCGCGATATCCTTCGCCTATTAAGGGACCTGCCGGGAGACCTGCGCGAAATATCTCGCACGCTGCGTGAGAATCAATTCAAGATCATCGTTGAGCACAAGGGACCGAAGGGGTACTTTAGAGATTTGGACAGAGCCTCGAAGCGCATGGCCACGAGCATCATCATAGCGGCCCTTGTGATCGCTTCCGGGATGATAATCACGCCTTCGGGGGAACCTAGATTCATGGGGCTGCCGATCATAGGCATCATAGGCTTGGCTCTTGCCGCGGCCCTCTGGCTATGGTTGGTGTTCGATAGTTTCTGGAGGCGTTAA
- a CDS encoding VWA domain-containing protein: MRKSVPIALAFGMLLVISSLVGCREGTPPRTQNEVPAQTAKTGLLDSGWPYLTNEIGQVEPVEKLTRRNFVLIFDGSGSMSERECLGKAGSYADKCEAAKAAVMEWAKTVPEDANVGLVAFHNNGWSQLPLRGLNIGEIAKVLRTVQPGGNTPLGRAFEIAGHMLKKQGGRQLGYGEYTIVSVTDGMATDSKELTEQVKQVLEKSPIIVSTIGFCIGDKHDLNQKGRTIYKTADDPESLRKGLLEVLAEAEKFDVATFSK, from the coding sequence ATGAGAAAGTCCGTCCCTATCGCTCTGGCATTCGGAATGCTTCTGGTTATTTCGAGCCTGGTCGGCTGCCGGGAGGGCACTCCTCCCAGGACCCAGAACGAGGTTCCGGCGCAAACAGCCAAGACTGGCCTTCTCGATAGCGGCTGGCCGTATCTGACCAACGAAATCGGCCAGGTTGAGCCGGTGGAAAAGCTGACGAGACGGAACTTCGTGCTAATATTTGACGGCTCCGGCAGTATGAGCGAGCGAGAGTGTCTTGGAAAGGCCGGTTCCTACGCCGACAAGTGCGAGGCCGCCAAAGCAGCGGTGATGGAGTGGGCCAAGACGGTTCCTGAAGACGCAAACGTGGGGTTGGTGGCCTTCCATAATAATGGGTGGTCACAGCTCCCGCTACGAGGCCTGAATATAGGCGAAATAGCCAAGGTTCTCAGAACCGTGCAGCCGGGAGGGAATACTCCGCTCGGTCGTGCTTTCGAGATCGCCGGTCACATGCTGAAGAAACAGGGCGGCCGCCAACTTGGGTACGGGGAGTACACCATAGTGTCGGTCACCGATGGTATGGCCACAGATTCCAAGGAGCTTACCGAGCAGGTAAAACAAGTCTTGGAGAAGAGCCCTATCATCGTCAGCACCATTGGTTTCTGTATCGGAGATAAGCATGACCTCAATCAGAAGGGGCGCACAATCTACAAAACCGCCGATGACCCCGAGTCTCTCCGCAAGGGGCTGCTGGAGGTTCTGGCAGAGGCCGAAAAGTTCGATGTTGCTACCTTTAGTAAGTGA